One Podospora pseudopauciseta strain CBS 411.78 chromosome 4, whole genome shotgun sequence genomic window, TACGCCAAGTTCTTTTTCATAATGAGAAGACACCATGACCAGACCCCGTTAacactcccccctctcctcagCTTCTCCCGCCTCTACCGCGGCATCACCGCCCCCATCCTCATGGAGGCCCCCAAGCGCGCCACCAAGTTCGCCGCCAACGACAAGTGGGGCAAGTTCTACCGTGAGCTCTTCGGCCAAACCCAAATGACACAATCCCTCTCCGTCCTCACCGGCGCCTCCGCCGGCGCCACCGAGTCCTTCGTTGTCGTTCCCTTCGAGCTCGTCAAGATCCGCCTCCAAGACAAGGCCTCGGCCGGCCGGTACAACGGCATGATCGACGTCGTCATGAAGACGGTCCGCAACGAGGGCATCCTCGCCATGTACAACGGCCTCGAGTCCACCCTCTGGCGCCACATCCTCTGGAACGCCGGCTACTTTGGCTGCATCTTCCAGGTCCGCCAGCTCATCCCAAAGGCCGAGACGAAGCAGGGCCAGATGACAAATGACATCATCGCCGGCTCCGTCGGTGGCACCGTCggcaccatcctcaacacccccatgGACGTCGTCAAGTCCAGGATCCAAAACACCGTCAAGGTCGCCGGCCAGACGCCAAAGTACAACTGGGCCTGGCCCGGCGttgccaccatcgccaaggaGGAAGGGTTCGGCGCTCTGTACAAGGGCTTTGTTCCCAAGGTTCTCCGTCTCGGCCCTGGCGGCGGTATCCTCCTGGTCGTGTACACTGGGGTGATGGACTTTTTCCGCAACATGAGGGAGGCCAAGGGTCTTTAAACTGGTCTTTTTGTGAAGCACGCACGCAGCGCTATGAGTTCAAAAAACGGAGAATGAAAAAGGGATGATAGATACCCCCAGGGC contains:
- a CDS encoding hypothetical protein (COG:C; BUSCO:EOG09263A5D; EggNog:ENOG503NUWJ), whose amino-acid sequence is MASEKAPLPFVYTFMAGAIAGVSEILVMYPLDVVKTRVQLQTGKAAAGADTYNGMFDCFSKIIRNEGFSRLYRGITAPILMEAPKRATKFAANDKWGKFYRELFGQTQMTQSLSVLTGASAGATESFVVVPFELVKIRLQDKASAGRYNGMIDVVMKTVRNEGILAMYNGLESTLWRHILWNAGYFGCIFQVRQLIPKAETKQGQMTNDIIAGSVGGTVGTILNTPMDVVKSRIQNTVKVAGQTPKYNWAWPGVATIAKEEGFGALYKGFVPKVLRLGPGGGILLVVYTGVMDFFRNMREAKGL